The following nucleotide sequence is from Microbulbifer sp. A4B17.
TTCGGGGTTGATAAATATAAAGGTGTTAACTTTCAGGGGGGAATGACTGATCTTTTGAGAGAAAATGTAGATAATGTAAGGGAGCATACAGGCGCTTTGCAAGATGTTAAGTATTACATAATTCCCCGTGCATTTATGACCGACAACACAACTTATGGCTATCTTACGGAAGAGCAATTGATAACAAGAGCTCAGCAAGCTTATGATCATGCTGTGAGGAAGGAGGATGTGATCGCCATTTATCCTTTTGCCTGGCCTGAGGTGTATGCAAGTAAAGGGACTCTTTATGGGCCGCGCTATGTTCCTGAAGTAGAAGAGCAGTACAGAAAAATTGGTAAGGCGATTAAGTTGTTTCGAGATTAATTGATAAATACTCTATACAAGCTTTGTTGTTTTAAGTTTGTATAGAGTGTTTTTTACATTTGTTATCTGATTATAATGGTTTCTTAGTGGTTTGTGTTGTCAAAGTTGAAGCGGTTTTCGTATCGTAATGCTTTATTTAAAACGCTAGTTTTGCGTGGGCGGATTTGGTTGTGTTTCACTTATTCCTCAATGCCGCCCAAAATATTTTTTAAATTTTTCTTTAAGGTTTGAACATTATTGAGGCTCTAATTGGGAGGTTTAAATTTTAATAATTTTAAGCTGCTTAACTAGTCGTTTTGGCTGAAAGTTCTAGTTGGTGAAACATGGCTACTCTTCGGTTAGTATTTGTATAGAGATTAGCTTGGCACGAGAGCCGGAGCAGTTATCGTCTACATACACCTTCACGGGCTTTTGAGCCATTTGTGCAGCTAGGGCAATGGATAACATCTGGTCCATCATATTGCTACTCATGCTAGCAAAAACACCTTGGGGCCATTCGCAGCCTGGGTCTGTGCCATTATATGTGATCTGCCTGTCAAAATTGATTACAAAGCCATTATCTTCCCAGCCGGTTTCAATCCATTGAATATAGAGCTTGTTATCTGACTCTGACTGTACACCAGCCTGTGCAAAGGCAGATAACAGGCATGCAAATAAAGTTATCATTGTTTTCATGTACAGAATTCCTTGATTGAGTTTGGTGTTGATTTATGAAGTGTACCTTTGGCGCTTAGTTTTTTAAAGCTTTTAAGAGTAAAAGCTTATTTCGATAGATGTCCCTTGGGAGCGTATGCTCAATTCTTGTGCTGGTCGCGCTTGAGTATAGAGCGTGATGGGTTCAGATATGAAAGATAAATTTGGTCCAGATTTAGTTAGCCTTTCTGAATTAAAGGAAGGCACTTAAAAGGCAATTTTTATTCAAGTGCTATCCAAAAGTATGAGAAATTTTTAACAAGTTAGACTGATACTATTCATTCAAAACTCGTATAGAGATAAGTTCAGGTCTTGAGTTAAAACACTCATCTTCGACGTACAGAGTAACGGGTTTGTTAGCCATTTGAGCGCCCATGGCTAACGATAATGTCTCATTGTGTAAGTTATCGTCATCAACTTTAATAACCACGCTTTTTTTCCATTCGCAGTTGGGGTCTGTGCCGCTATAAGTAATAGTTCTATCGAATCCTATTGCCAATGTGTCTTTACTCCAGCCGGTTTCTATCCACTTGATGTAAAGCTTATTGTTGCTATCGGATGAAACTCCCGCGTATGTTAATGTGGGCAATAAGCAGGCGAATGCTGTTAAAAGTCTTTTCATCTTTAATCCTGAGTGCGATGGATAATTGTGAAGGGAGATGAATATACTTAAAAATAATTATTTTTCAAGCTCTTACTAATCCTGAATTAAATAAATTGTTCTTAGAAGGAATATTTTCTAGGTAATACATTAGTCCTAAATACCTTTTCTATCCCTCGATCATAGCCTGGGTTAACAACACTACCGTGATTCTCGTTATCAAATACACGCTTTCTTAGAGTAAGGCTATTGTAGTTACGGGACTTCAGTCTTTTTACTAGTTGAGAGAAGTCTTTTACTGCGCAAACTGAGTCGATTTCACTGCAGGTCTCTTCACCACCAATAAATAAATACACGCTTTTCCCCAAATCGGCATTGCGCTCTGCATAGGCCAATTCACTATCTAAAATTTGCTTATCGGCCCACCAAATGCTGGGGCTTCCAATGACATATCGGTCAAAGCTATTGGTGTGGTTAAAAAGTGCATGGAGAGCCAGAAGCCCACCCAGGGAATGGCCGACCAGGGTTTCATCTTCTTCATTGCCTTTAAAATTGTTATTGATAAAGGGTTTGAGCTCTTCTTCAATAAATTCCAGAAAGTAATCTGCGCCTCCACCGAGTTCGGTATCTTTGATTACACCGGGTACGGGGGTGAAGTCCATTACTCGTTGGGCGAAATTCTGGCCGTCGAAGGCGTGGGATATGCCTACCAGAATTACAGGAGGCATTTTGACATTGCCAAACTCATCGGGTACCTGTTCCTGGATAAGGTTGGGGGCTGTCATGGGGAAGTGCAGAAAGCCATCGGTCATATAAATGACTGGGTAGCGATCGGTATTTTCCGGGGTATATGAGAGGGGCAGCATTACATCGATGACGTACTCGCGTTCGAGTAAATCCGAGTAGAAATTGTAAGACAATATCCCTGGGCGAGTGAAAGTCGTAGGCTCGGCACTGCCGGCTATTGCCAGTTGGCAGCAGATGCTGAGAATACTCACCACTAATAATCTAATTATTTTCATTGTTATCCCTGAAGGGCGCTTAATCCTTCTTGTTATCGCCTTGTTTACTAGAGGTATATTTATGAAAGCCTAACAGATAGGTAATGGTAATCGCTAGCATGGGAGAAGATTAGCTGCCGCATGAATCACTCTGAGCGGCAAGTTTTTGTCCAAGGAGTGGCTGTGATCACAGAAACAGGCTTTTATGGCTGGGGGAAATGCTGATGTTGGAAGGGAGGGTGTGTCCCCCCCATAGGCTTAGGCAATGACGTTTTTATTGTTGTACAAGTGCTGGGCCATGCGAAGGGACCCAATCTCACCAGATCTTCCCACAAGTTTTGGTGCAACAATATACTTCTTAATATTGCTTTCTGAGACTTGCGGGTAGTAGCCGCCGGCCAGTGATAGGAACTTTGCCCTTATGCGATCGAATAGGTGAGTCTGGTCCATAACTCCCCCTCCCAGAATGATTCGCTGTGGTGAGTAGCAGCTGGTGAGGTTGACACACATAACCGCCAGATATTCTGCCTCCAGGTCCCAGGCCGGGTGGCTCTGTTCCAGGTGTTGGCCACGCAGCCCCCAGCGGTTTTCTATCGCGGGTCCTGAGGCTAGCCCTTCAAGGCAATTGTCATGAAATGGGCAGTTGCCGTTAAACGGATCTCTTCGATTGTCTCTTGGCATCAGCATGTGCCCAATTTCTGGGTGCATAGATCCATTGATCAATTTCCCATCGATCATAATGCCGGCACCGATACCTGTGCCGATAGTAACATAGACAAAGTTTGTTACATCTGTAGCGGCGCCGCAGAGGTGCTCTCCAAGGGCAGCGCCATTAACATCTGTATCGAAAGCAACAGGTACG
It contains:
- a CDS encoding alpha/beta hydrolase: MKIIRLLVVSILSICCQLAIAGSAEPTTFTRPGILSYNFYSDLLEREYVIDVMLPLSYTPENTDRYPVIYMTDGFLHFPMTAPNLIQEQVPDEFGNVKMPPVILVGISHAFDGQNFAQRVMDFTPVPGVIKDTELGGGADYFLEFIEEELKPFINNNFKGNEEDETLVGHSLGGLLALHALFNHTNSFDRYVIGSPSIWWADKQILDSELAYAERNADLGKSVYLFIGGEETCSEIDSVCAVKDFSQLVKRLKSRNYNSLTLRKRVFDNENHGSVVNPGYDRGIEKVFRTNVLPRKYSF
- a CDS encoding ROK family protein → MEMQGSAVDTLLGGIEAGGTKFNCVVAAGVDDIRERASFPTTSPEQTLSKVAQFFHESSQRHGAVSALGIASFGPVNLDPTSSLYGYITQTPKVGWSNTDMAGYFSQALSVPVAFDTDVNGAALGEHLCGAATDVTNFVYVTIGTGIGAGIMIDGKLINGSMHPEIGHMLMPRDNRRDPFNGNCPFHDNCLEGLASGPAIENRWGLRGQHLEQSHPAWDLEAEYLAVMCVNLTSCYSPQRIILGGGVMDQTHLFDRIRAKFLSLAGGYYPQVSESNIKKYIVAPKLVGRSGEIGSLRMAQHLYNNKNVIA